AGTCGGTGCCGAAGATGATCCGGCCGGAGCCGATGGTCTCGTAGGTCTTCCGGAAGAGGCCTTCCAGGTCGAGCGGGTAGGGCATCCAGCGGACCCACTGATTTGAGCCGGACGTGTCGGCATAGACGCTCGGACAGCTCCAGCAGAGCTGGAGCAGCTCCCCAAAATAACCGCAGCCGAAATGGGCGATGACGATGGGCAGGGCAGGGTGGCGGTGGGCCACCGGGTAGATGCGGAGCGGGTTGATCAGCGGGTGGTCGACGATCCCGCCGCCCGTGCCCAGCCAGCCGAAGTGGATGAGGAGCGGCAGTTGCCGGTCCTCCATGTAGGTCCAGAGCGGCTCGAGCTCCGGCCGGTCGAAGGAATCGATGGTCAGGGTCGGGGCGATGATCTTATAGCCCTTGCAGCCCAGCTCCTCGACCGCCCGCTTCAACTGGTCCGGGGCGTCCGGGCCGGCCAGGTCGTGATGGGCGAAGGGAATCAGCTTGTCTCGGTAAGGTTCGACGAGCCGGACCAGGTTTTCGTTCCCGCCCCCGGTGACCAGGACGACTTTTTCGAGGCCGCTCTTCTCGACTTCCGCCGCCCAGCGCTTGGCGATCAGTTCCTCGCTGACCCCGGAGGTGTCTTCCGGCTCGGGGAACCCCCACTCGAGGCGCCACTGGCGGCGGCGCTCGAGGGAATACTCCTGATTCAGGTCGGGCTTCTTCGCATGCTCGGCCGCGGTGGAGGCCGTGGCCTCCCTCGGCCGGCGCCAGATCGGCAGGTGGACGTGGAAGTCGATGACCTTGAGTCCTTCGTACGGCATTCCCAGGTGCCTCCTTCTGCCTTTCGACACAGTTATCCATGATTCAACGGGGCGGGGAAAATTCCTTTCGGGAAACGAAATAGCCAGGATGGCTCTAACGAAGGCAG
The genomic region above belongs to Bacillota bacterium and contains:
- a CDS encoding amidohydrolase family protein, whose protein sequence is MPYEGLKVIDFHVHLPIWRRPREATASTAAEHAKKPDLNQEYSLERRRQWRLEWGFPEPEDTSGVSEELIAKRWAAEVEKSGLEKVVLVTGGGNENLVRLVEPYRDKLIPFAHHDLAGPDAPDQLKRAVEELGCKGYKIIAPTLTIDSFDRPELEPLWTYMEDRQLPLLIHFGWLGTGGGIVDHPLINPLRIYPVAHRHPALPIVIAHFGCGYFGELLQLCWSCPSVYADTSGSNQWVRWMPYPLDLEGLFRKTYETIGSGRIIFGTDSSWFPRGFSSRYLEEQVRACRWIGMKEEDLRAVFGGNAAKLLGVGL